In the Brachyhypopomus gauderio isolate BG-103 chromosome 4, BGAUD_0.2, whole genome shotgun sequence genome, one interval contains:
- the LOC143512117 gene encoding uncharacterized protein LOC143512117 isoform X1, producing MFAQDETCEESSELWDGEPQELSQDIKEKFGLLFLKLESKFNVPNKCIDEIVDELQFISTSASGPLLRDVVVSTLNNHNCDLDPAIILDLVKNICETHPISAALGTSGPFTTSFKRREFMKKHFSVVEPEEHILDKKEGKTFQYVPILPSLLQVLSKFFQENTFEGENKAKNDFKYQTFRDGSHYQKNKFFSVENRVTLILYIDDFELLPVNMAPSAKLRIIFGEDDVRKLLLPAGIPSTLQDLNDVLRETFDITGPFTVMYQDMDFDGQFFTLTSIEEVQDKANLKVVKTEPVILSLTPVDMSEADSPVPVPSLEASSSSSVSNTILLSPDESGPCNRSKPWPSKFEVPVFSYDVDLALEAGKHAYENDGTLLNNPRVTSSILEKLAETIFSFTAYPTGVQILAVAEALVEKYPCLKEPGSFNGLYGWQQRIKYKMGNYRAKLRGRQLAIPELEVNTLKRRRFSEEGSPKGFKRPKKAEVNYLPPLPFGETEETLEKERLDLLKEIKKKNNERTINEKMEKSFALRRREVVDDCPKIQDLLERWPSLFCENQIKAEFKRITTMDLERTFLSRLDMYTTKLLEIFRRKGGTAGTKIKPMLDSVNEHHVDGRRDIIMRCLVEYLGESGEELIKDYQDISQEAVKEDCSNQMMKITVIHPSVAQETQDPVYVSVIIEGSEVLDNCRSVTNACLLLMGVIYTVNLRYPLKLKYTFEVFQKLFLELDILKMSAKVQSLHKKLLA from the exons ATGTTTGCTCAGGATGAGACCTGTGAAGAGAGCTCAGAGCTTTGGGATGGTGAACCACAGGAGTTGTCTCAAGATATAAAGGAGAAATTTGGCCTTCTCTTTTTAAAGCTTGAAAGCAAGTTTAATGTCCCGAACAAATGCATTGATGAAATAGTAGATGAGCTTCAGTTTATATCCACCTCTGCATCTGGTCCACTTTTAAGAGATGTGGTGGTGTCCACCTTGAATAACCATAACTGTGATCTGGATCCAGCCATTATCTTGGATTTAGTGAAAAATATTTGTGAGACACATCCTATAAGTGCTGCATTGGGGACAAGTGGCCCTTTCACAACTTCATTTAAGAGAAGAGAATTCATGAAGAAGCATTTTTCAGTTGTTGAACCAGAAGAACACATACTTGATAAAAAAGAGGGCAAAACCTTCCAGTATGTCCCAATATTGCCCTCCTTGTTGCAGGTCCTAAGTAAGTTTTTTCAAGAAAACACATTTGAAGGTGAAAACAAAGCTAAAAATGACTTTAAATACCAGACATTTCGTGATGGATCTCACTATCAAAAAAACAAGTTTTTCTCTGTAGAGAACAGAGTGACTCTCATCCTCTACATTGATGACTTTGAG CTTCTTCCTGTTAATATGGCACCCTCAGCAAAATTGCGTATAATTTTTGGGGAGGATGATGTCCGCAAACTCCTTTTACCTGCAGGCATCCCAAGCACACTTCAGGACCTAAATGATGTTCTTCGAGAGACATTTGATATTACAGGACCATTCACTGTTATGTACCAGGACATGGATTTCGATGGTCAGTTCTTCACTTTGACCTCGATTGAGGAAGTACAAGATAAAGCTAACCTCAAAGTAGTAAAAACTGAACCAGTGATCTTGAGCCTCACTCCTGTGGACATGTCAGAAGCCGACTCTCCAGTTCCAGTTCCATCTTTGGAAGCAAGCTCTTCCTCATCTGTATCCAACACAATCCTGTTGTCCCCAGATGAGAGTGGACCATGCAACAGGTCTAAGCCATGGCCATCTAAATTTGAAGTACCAGTCTTTTCTTATGATGTAGACCTTGCACTGGAAGCAGGAAAACACGCCTATGAAAATGATGGCACACTTTTGAACAACCCAAGAGTAACTAGTAGTATTCTAGAGAAGCTCGCAGAGACTATATTTAGTTTCACAGCATATCCAACTGGTGTCCAGATTTTAGCTGTTGCTGAAGCCTTGGTAGAGAAATACCCATGCCTCAAAGAGCCAGGGTCTTTTAATGGCCTATATGGTTGGCAACAGaggataaaatataaaatgggcAACTACAGGGCAAAGTTAAGAGGTCGCCAGTTAGCCATTCCAGAGCTCGAGGTGAACACACTGAAAAGACGACGCTTCAGTGAAGAGGGTTCACCTAAAGGCTTTAAAAGGCCAAAAAAAGCTGAAGTCAACTATCTGCCACCACTGCCATTTGGTGAGACTGAGGAAACATTAGAGAAGGAGAGACTAGATTTGCTGAAGGAAATAAAGAAGAAGAACAATGAAAGGACAATTAATGAGAAAATGGAGAAGTCTTTCGCTCTGAGAAGAAGAGAGGTTGTCGATGATTGCCCCAAAATCCAAGACCTCTTGGAGAGATGGCCTTCCCTGTTCTGTGAAAATCAG ATCAAAGCGGAGTTTAAACGAATAACCACGATGGATCTGGAGCGAACCTTTTTGTCCAGACTGGACATGTACACCACCAAACTCCTAGAGATATTTCGAAGGAAGGGCGGAACTGCAGGGACCAAAATAAAACCAATGCTGGACTCAGTGAATGAG CATCATGTCGATGGCAGAAGGGACATTATCATGCGTTGCTTAGTTGAATATCttggagagagtggagaggagCTGATCAAGGACTATCAG GATATCAGCCAAGAAGCGGTGAAAGAGGACTGCAGTAATCAAATgatgaagatcacggtcatccATCCAAGTGTCGCACAGGAAACCCAAGATCCCGTGTACGTGTCAGTCATCATTGAGGGGTCAGAAGTTCTGGACAACTGCAGAAGTGTGACAAACGCTTGCCTCCTGCTCATGGGCGTCATTTACACTGTCAACTTAAGATACCCACTGAAGCTGAAATATACGTTTGAAGTATTTCAGAAGCTGTTTCTTGAGCTTGACATCCTTAAAATGTCAGCAAAGGTCCAGTCTCTCCACAAGAAACTTTTAGCATGA
- the LOC143512117 gene encoding uncharacterized protein LOC143512117 isoform X3, whose protein sequence is MAPSAKLRIIFGEDDVRKLLLPAGIPSTLQDLNDVLRETFDITGPFTVMYQDMDFDGQFFTLTSIEEVQDKANLKVVKTEPVILSLTPVDMSEADSPVPVPSLEASSSSSVSNTILLSPDESGPCNRSKPWPSKFEVPVFSYDVDLALEAGKHAYENDGTLLNNPRVTSSILEKLAETIFSFTAYPTGVQILAVAEALVEKYPCLKEPGSFNGLYGWQQRIKYKMGNYRAKLRGRQLAIPELEVNTLKRRRFSEEGSPKGFKRPKKAEVNYLPPLPFGETEETLEKERLDLLKEIKKKNNERTINEKMEKSFALRRREVVDDCPKIQDLLERWPSLFCENQIKAEFKRITTMDLERTFLSRLDMYTTKLLEIFRRKGGTAGTKIKPMLDSVNEHHVDGRRDIIMRCLVEYLGESGEELIKDYQDISQEAVKEDCSNQMMKITVIHPSVAQETQDPVYVSVIIEGSEVLDNCRSVTNACLLLMGVIYTVNLRYPLKLKYTFEVFQKLFLELDILKMSAKVQSLHKKLLA, encoded by the exons ATGGCACCCTCAGCAAAATTGCGTATAATTTTTGGGGAGGATGATGTCCGCAAACTCCTTTTACCTGCAGGCATCCCAAGCACACTTCAGGACCTAAATGATGTTCTTCGAGAGACATTTGATATTACAGGACCATTCACTGTTATGTACCAGGACATGGATTTCGATGGTCAGTTCTTCACTTTGACCTCGATTGAGGAAGTACAAGATAAAGCTAACCTCAAAGTAGTAAAAACTGAACCAGTGATCTTGAGCCTCACTCCTGTGGACATGTCAGAAGCCGACTCTCCAGTTCCAGTTCCATCTTTGGAAGCAAGCTCTTCCTCATCTGTATCCAACACAATCCTGTTGTCCCCAGATGAGAGTGGACCATGCAACAGGTCTAAGCCATGGCCATCTAAATTTGAAGTACCAGTCTTTTCTTATGATGTAGACCTTGCACTGGAAGCAGGAAAACACGCCTATGAAAATGATGGCACACTTTTGAACAACCCAAGAGTAACTAGTAGTATTCTAGAGAAGCTCGCAGAGACTATATTTAGTTTCACAGCATATCCAACTGGTGTCCAGATTTTAGCTGTTGCTGAAGCCTTGGTAGAGAAATACCCATGCCTCAAAGAGCCAGGGTCTTTTAATGGCCTATATGGTTGGCAACAGaggataaaatataaaatgggcAACTACAGGGCAAAGTTAAGAGGTCGCCAGTTAGCCATTCCAGAGCTCGAGGTGAACACACTGAAAAGACGACGCTTCAGTGAAGAGGGTTCACCTAAAGGCTTTAAAAGGCCAAAAAAAGCTGAAGTCAACTATCTGCCACCACTGCCATTTGGTGAGACTGAGGAAACATTAGAGAAGGAGAGACTAGATTTGCTGAAGGAAATAAAGAAGAAGAACAATGAAAGGACAATTAATGAGAAAATGGAGAAGTCTTTCGCTCTGAGAAGAAGAGAGGTTGTCGATGATTGCCCCAAAATCCAAGACCTCTTGGAGAGATGGCCTTCCCTGTTCTGTGAAAATCAG ATCAAAGCGGAGTTTAAACGAATAACCACGATGGATCTGGAGCGAACCTTTTTGTCCAGACTGGACATGTACACCACCAAACTCCTAGAGATATTTCGAAGGAAGGGCGGAACTGCAGGGACCAAAATAAAACCAATGCTGGACTCAGTGAATGAG CATCATGTCGATGGCAGAAGGGACATTATCATGCGTTGCTTAGTTGAATATCttggagagagtggagaggagCTGATCAAGGACTATCAG GATATCAGCCAAGAAGCGGTGAAAGAGGACTGCAGTAATCAAATgatgaagatcacggtcatccATCCAAGTGTCGCACAGGAAACCCAAGATCCCGTGTACGTGTCAGTCATCATTGAGGGGTCAGAAGTTCTGGACAACTGCAGAAGTGTGACAAACGCTTGCCTCCTGCTCATGGGCGTCATTTACACTGTCAACTTAAGATACCCACTGAAGCTGAAATATACGTTTGAAGTATTTCAGAAGCTGTTTCTTGAGCTTGACATCCTTAAAATGTCAGCAAAGGTCCAGTCTCTCCACAAGAAACTTTTAGCATGA
- the LOC143512117 gene encoding uncharacterized protein LOC143512117 isoform X2 — protein sequence MSTPCGDGHTKWTPFIYLSTLLLCFFLIQRNSILSIWVGTYESLKQLHVSSKTATSVLSKFFQENTFEGENKAKNDFKYQTFRDGSHYQKNKFFSVENRVTLILYIDDFELLPVNMAPSAKLRIIFGEDDVRKLLLPAGIPSTLQDLNDVLRETFDITGPFTVMYQDMDFDGQFFTLTSIEEVQDKANLKVVKTEPVILSLTPVDMSEADSPVPVPSLEASSSSSVSNTILLSPDESGPCNRSKPWPSKFEVPVFSYDVDLALEAGKHAYENDGTLLNNPRVTSSILEKLAETIFSFTAYPTGVQILAVAEALVEKYPCLKEPGSFNGLYGWQQRIKYKMGNYRAKLRGRQLAIPELEVNTLKRRRFSEEGSPKGFKRPKKAEVNYLPPLPFGETEETLEKERLDLLKEIKKKNNERTINEKMEKSFALRRREVVDDCPKIQDLLERWPSLFCENQIKAEFKRITTMDLERTFLSRLDMYTTKLLEIFRRKGGTAGTKIKPMLDSVNEHHVDGRRDIIMRCLVEYLGESGEELIKDYQDISQEAVKEDCSNQMMKITVIHPSVAQETQDPVYVSVIIEGSEVLDNCRSVTNACLLLMGVIYTVNLRYPLKLKYTFEVFQKLFLELDILKMSAKVQSLHKKLLA from the exons ATGTCGACACCATGTGGAGATGGTCACACAAAGTGGACCCCTTTCATTTACTTGTCTACTTTGCTGCTCTGTTTTTTTTTGATTCAGAGAAACAGTATTTTGAGCATCTGGGTAGGCACTTACGAAAGTTTGAAGCAGTTGCATGTGTCTTCAAAAACTGCAACTTCA GTCCTAAGTAAGTTTTTTCAAGAAAACACATTTGAAGGTGAAAACAAAGCTAAAAATGACTTTAAATACCAGACATTTCGTGATGGATCTCACTATCAAAAAAACAAGTTTTTCTCTGTAGAGAACAGAGTGACTCTCATCCTCTACATTGATGACTTTGAG CTTCTTCCTGTTAATATGGCACCCTCAGCAAAATTGCGTATAATTTTTGGGGAGGATGATGTCCGCAAACTCCTTTTACCTGCAGGCATCCCAAGCACACTTCAGGACCTAAATGATGTTCTTCGAGAGACATTTGATATTACAGGACCATTCACTGTTATGTACCAGGACATGGATTTCGATGGTCAGTTCTTCACTTTGACCTCGATTGAGGAAGTACAAGATAAAGCTAACCTCAAAGTAGTAAAAACTGAACCAGTGATCTTGAGCCTCACTCCTGTGGACATGTCAGAAGCCGACTCTCCAGTTCCAGTTCCATCTTTGGAAGCAAGCTCTTCCTCATCTGTATCCAACACAATCCTGTTGTCCCCAGATGAGAGTGGACCATGCAACAGGTCTAAGCCATGGCCATCTAAATTTGAAGTACCAGTCTTTTCTTATGATGTAGACCTTGCACTGGAAGCAGGAAAACACGCCTATGAAAATGATGGCACACTTTTGAACAACCCAAGAGTAACTAGTAGTATTCTAGAGAAGCTCGCAGAGACTATATTTAGTTTCACAGCATATCCAACTGGTGTCCAGATTTTAGCTGTTGCTGAAGCCTTGGTAGAGAAATACCCATGCCTCAAAGAGCCAGGGTCTTTTAATGGCCTATATGGTTGGCAACAGaggataaaatataaaatgggcAACTACAGGGCAAAGTTAAGAGGTCGCCAGTTAGCCATTCCAGAGCTCGAGGTGAACACACTGAAAAGACGACGCTTCAGTGAAGAGGGTTCACCTAAAGGCTTTAAAAGGCCAAAAAAAGCTGAAGTCAACTATCTGCCACCACTGCCATTTGGTGAGACTGAGGAAACATTAGAGAAGGAGAGACTAGATTTGCTGAAGGAAATAAAGAAGAAGAACAATGAAAGGACAATTAATGAGAAAATGGAGAAGTCTTTCGCTCTGAGAAGAAGAGAGGTTGTCGATGATTGCCCCAAAATCCAAGACCTCTTGGAGAGATGGCCTTCCCTGTTCTGTGAAAATCAG ATCAAAGCGGAGTTTAAACGAATAACCACGATGGATCTGGAGCGAACCTTTTTGTCCAGACTGGACATGTACACCACCAAACTCCTAGAGATATTTCGAAGGAAGGGCGGAACTGCAGGGACCAAAATAAAACCAATGCTGGACTCAGTGAATGAG CATCATGTCGATGGCAGAAGGGACATTATCATGCGTTGCTTAGTTGAATATCttggagagagtggagaggagCTGATCAAGGACTATCAG GATATCAGCCAAGAAGCGGTGAAAGAGGACTGCAGTAATCAAATgatgaagatcacggtcatccATCCAAGTGTCGCACAGGAAACCCAAGATCCCGTGTACGTGTCAGTCATCATTGAGGGGTCAGAAGTTCTGGACAACTGCAGAAGTGTGACAAACGCTTGCCTCCTGCTCATGGGCGTCATTTACACTGTCAACTTAAGATACCCACTGAAGCTGAAATATACGTTTGAAGTATTTCAGAAGCTGTTTCTTGAGCTTGACATCCTTAAAATGTCAGCAAAGGTCCAGTCTCTCCACAAGAAACTTTTAGCATGA